The following are encoded together in the Cherax quadricarinatus isolate ZL_2023a chromosome 37, ASM3850222v1, whole genome shotgun sequence genome:
- the LOC128702341 gene encoding ctenidin-3-like, with product MRVLTTLVVTLGLVCAAHGGGSYGGGGGHGGGGHGGGGYGGGGHGGGGHGGGASIVAAQLVGRHSSTTGGGGGGGGYGGGIRGGRQGPSIVAAQLVGKHSTTTGGGGGGGGYGGGIRGGRQGPSIVAAQLVGRHTSSGGSGGGGHGGSFGGGSFGGGSFGGGSIGGGYGGGGGGGGGGYGGKGGW from the exons ATGAGGGTCCTAACAACTCTC GTGGTGACGCTGGGGTTGGTGTGTGCTGCTCATGGAGGCGGCAGCTATGGCGGAGGTGGAGGCCATGGCGGTGGAGGCCATGGCGGTGGAGGCTATGGCGGTGGAGGCCATGGCGGTggaggtcatggtggtggtgctagcatAGTTGCTGCTCAGCTTGTTGGCCGACACTCTTccacaactggtggtggtggtggtggcggcggctatGGGGGCGGCATCAGAGGTGGACGTCAAGGACCTAGTATAGTTGCTGCTCAGCTTGTTGGCAAACATTCTAccacaactggtggtggtggtggcggcggcggctatGGGGGCGGCATCAGAGGTGGACGTCAAGGACCTAGTATAGTTGCTGCTCAGCTTGTTGGCAGACACACCAGTTCAGgcggcagtggtggcggtggacACGGTGGCAGTTTTGGTGGTGGTAGCTTCGGCGGCGGAAGCTTCGGTGGTGGCAGTAttggtggtggctatggtggcggtggcggtggcggtggcggtggctaTGGTGGAAAAGGTGGATGGTAA